A portion of the Gemmatimonadales bacterium genome contains these proteins:
- a CDS encoding TIGR00730 family Rossman fold protein gives MTADDRISGPKRLVPTEDERLLSTPLVAPERRVFTSTDPWRVLRIMGEFVEGFDTLANIHNGVTLFGSARTTSDDRYYQAATLTGQLLAEAGLTVITGGGPGIMEAGNKGARLGRGRSVGLNIELPFEQGTNQYVDTSVNFRYFFVRKTMFVKYSLAFIVFPGGYGTLDEMFEALTLLQTGKIKHFPVVLFGCDYWRGLVDWLRDTMCAQRKIEPKDLDIFHVTDDPKEAVAIVRRAREKVTALAAEDRGGMFAG, from the coding sequence CGGACCGAAGCGGCTCGTGCCCACGGAGGACGAGCGGCTACTCAGCACGCCGCTGGTCGCCCCTGAGCGCCGGGTCTTCACCTCGACCGACCCGTGGCGGGTGCTCCGCATCATGGGCGAGTTCGTCGAAGGCTTCGACACGCTGGCCAACATCCACAACGGGGTGACGCTCTTCGGCTCGGCGCGGACCACCTCCGACGACCGGTACTACCAGGCTGCTACCCTGACGGGACAACTTCTCGCCGAAGCCGGCTTGACGGTCATCACCGGCGGCGGCCCCGGCATCATGGAGGCCGGCAACAAGGGAGCGCGGCTCGGCCGCGGCCGGTCGGTAGGCCTCAACATCGAGCTGCCCTTCGAGCAGGGCACCAACCAGTACGTCGACACGTCGGTCAACTTCCGCTACTTCTTCGTGCGCAAGACGATGTTCGTCAAGTACTCGCTCGCGTTCATCGTCTTCCCCGGTGGCTACGGGACGCTGGACGAGATGTTCGAGGCCCTTACGCTGCTACAGACGGGGAAGATCAAGCACTTCCCGGTGGTCCTCTTCGGCTGCGACTATTGGCGCGGCCTGGTGGACTGGTTGCGCGATACGATGTGCGCCCAGAGGAAGATAGAACCGAAGGACCTCGACATCTTCCACGTCACCGACGACCCGAAGGAGGCGGTGGCGATCGTCAGGCGTGCCCGGGAAAAGGTGACCGCGCTGGCGGCGGAGGACCGGGGCGGGATGTTCGCCGGGTGA